The sequence below is a genomic window from Streptomyces sudanensis.
CGTTCGGCGGCAACCCGCTGTCGGCGGCGGTCGGCTCGGCGGTCGTGGACCTGCTGGCCACCGGCGAGTTCCAGCGCCGGGCCGCCGAGCTGGGCGAGGTCCTGGACCGCGGCCTGGCCGCGCTCACCGGCGCGGGCGTCACGGCCTACCGGGCCCGCGGGCTCTGGGCGGGCGTGGACATCGACCCCGAGATCGGCACGGGCCGGGAGATCAGTGAGCGGCTCATGGCCGAGGGCGTCCTGGTCAAGGACACCCACGGCTCCACGATCCGGCTGGCGCCGCCGCTGACCATCACGCAGGAGGAGCTGGAGTCCGCCCTGGAGTCCCTGCGGAAGGTCCTGGGCTGAGCGAAGCCCCCACGGACGGGCCGGCGGCCCGCCGCGCGACCGCGACCGCCCCGCCCGGGGCGCGGACCGGCCGCGCGGCGGGCCGCCTCCGTCCCCGGGCGGCGAGTACGGAGAACCGTCGCCGGGCCCCGGCGGCGGCCCCCCGCCGGTGGCGGCCCCGGCGCGGGGCGCGACCGGCGCGGGGGTCCTCTCCGGGGACGGCGGACACGCACGGGACGCCCCGCCCGGCCCGCCTCGCCGGGCAGCGCGGACACGCCCGGCTCCGCGTCGCCTCGCGGTCGTCCACCCGACCGGGGCGCCCCTGCGCCCGTGGTGCCCCGGGGGAGCGGCGGCGGGACTCCCGCCCGCCCCGGCAGGCGCCACCGGCAGGCGCCACCGGTGGGCGGCTCCGGTCCCGGGGGGCGGCTCCGGTCCCGGGGGGCGGTACTCGGCCCCGGGGGCGGCGACCTTCCCGCCCGGGGCCGGGAGCCGGCGGCCGTGCCGGGCGCCGGCGGCGAACCCCCGGGGAACGGCGGGTTACGCCGGGAGCCGCCCGCGCCCCGGGGCGTCACCGTCCGGGAACCCCGGCCGTCAGGGGGACGTGGTGTGATGGACACATGATCGATGATCTTCTGGACGACACCGGCTTCCTGTCCGCCGTCGAGGACGCGATCCGCGCGGCCGCGGACGAGGAGGTCATGCCCCGCTGGCGGAAACTGGCCGCGCACGAGGTCGACGAGAAGTCCGGCCCGCACGACCTGGTCACCGTCGCCGACCGCGAGGCCGAGAGGCGCCTGACGGAGTCCCTGGCCGCGCTGCTGCCCGGTTCCGCCGTCGTGGGCGAGGAGGGGGTCCACGCCGACCCGGGCGCGTACGACGCGGTGCGCGGCGACGCGCCCGTGTGGATCGTCGACCCGGTCGACGGCACGCGCCAGTTCGTCCGCGGCGAGCCCGGCTTCTGCACCCTCGTCGCCCTCGCCCGGCACGGGGAGCTCCTGGCGTCCTGGACGCACGCGCCAGCGCGGGGCGAGACGGCCGTCGCCGTACGCGGCAGGGGCGCCCGGCTGAACGGCGCACCCCTGCTGGCCGGGGCGCCCGAGCCGGGCGCGGCGCTCCGGGTCGCCACGTCCCACCCCGACCACACCACGCCCGCGCAGAAGCGCGCCATCGAGGGGCTGGCCGCCGGGGGCGTCGTCCCCCGGCCGTGCGGCTCGGCGGGCCTGGAGTACCTGGCGGTCGCGCGCGGCGACTCCGACGCCGTCGCCTTCACCTGGGAGTACGCCTGGGATCACGCGGCGGGGCTCCTGCTGGTCACGGAGGCGGGCGGGACGCACCGCACGATCGACGGCGTCCCGTTCCGCGTCACCGGCGGCAACGCCCTGCCGTTCACGGCGGCCCGGGACGCGGCGACCGCCGCGCGCGTCGCCGCCCTCCTCCGCCGCCAGTGACGTACCGGGCGGACGCCCGACCGCCCGACCGCCCGGGAGCCTCCGACCGCCCGGAAGCCCCCGGGAGGCCGGAGGGCCGGGAGATCAGAGGGCCGGGAGATCGGAGGCCGGGAGCCCGGAGGCCGGGAGCCCGGCCGCCCGGCACCGGGTGGCCTGACGCGGCGTCCTATCCTGTCCTGACGGTCCTGGCCGTCCTGACGGTCCTGGCCGTCCTGGCCGCCGGCTGACGAAGGAGCCCGAAGGTGCCGTCGATGCTCGATGCCGTCGTCGTGGGGGCGGGCCCCAACGGGCTGACCGCCGCCGTCGAACTGGCCCGCCGCGGCTTCTCCACGGCCGTGTTCGAGGCGAAGGGCACCGTCGGCGGCGGGGCCCGCACGCAGGAGCTGACCCTCCCCGGCTTCCGCCACGACCCCTGCTCGGCCGTGCACCCGCTGGGCATCGGCTCGCCCGCCTTCCGCGCCATGCCGCTCGACCGCTACGGCCTGGAATGGCTCCACGCGCCGCTCCCCATGGCGCACCCCTTCGACGACGGCACGGCCGCCGTCCTGTCCCGGTCCGTGGCCGAGACCGCCGCCTCGTTCGGGCCGCGCGACGCCGGCGCGTACCGCCGCCTCGTCGCCCCGTACCTCGGCGCGTGGGACACCCTCGCCCGCGACTTCATGTCGCTGCCGCTGACCGCGCTGCCCCGCGACCCGGTCACCCTCGCCCGCTTCGGCCTCACCGGCCTGCCCCCGGCCACCTGGCTGATGCGCCGCTTCCGCGACGAACGGGCCCGCGCCCTGTTCGCCGGGCTCGTCGCCCACGTCATCGCCCCGCTCGGCGGCCTCGCGACCGGCGCCGTCGGCCTCGTCTTCGCGCTCGCCGCGCACGCCAACGGCTGGCCCCTGCCGCGCGGCGGCTCCCAGGCCATCTCGGACGCCCTCGCCGCGTACCTGAAGGACCTCGGCGGCGCCGTCCACACGGACTACGAGGTCAAGCGGCTCGACGACCTGCCCCCGGCCCGCGCGTACGTCTTCGACACCTCGCCCACGGCGCTCGCCCGGATCGCCGGACTCGGCGGCCTCTACGACGGCTACCGGTACGGCGCCTCCGTCTTCAAGATCGACTACGCGCTGGACGGCCCCGTCCCCTGGACCGCCGAGGAGCCCCGCCGCGCCGGTACCGTGCAGGTCGGCCCGCTCGGCCGGGACATCGGCACCGCCCTGCGCCAGGCGTCGGGCGGCACGGCCCCCGGCACGCCGTTCCTGATCACCGCCCAGCCCAGCCTCGTCGATCCGGGCCGGGCCCCGGCCGGCAAGCACGTCTTCTGGGCCTACGGCCACGTCCCCAACGGCTGGGAGGGCGACCTCACCGACGCGATCGAGCGGCAGCTCGAACGCTTCGCCCCCGGCTTCCGCGACCTGGTCATCGCCCGCGCCACCGCCGGACCGCCCCAGATGGCCGCCCACAACGCCAACTACGTCGGTGGCGACATCGCCTGCGGCTCCGCCGCCGGCCTCCGGCTCCTCCTGCGGCCCCGCCTCACCCTCCGCCCCCACCACACCCCGCACCCGGCGGTGTTCCTCTGCTCCTCCGCCACCCCGCCCGGCCCCGGCGTCCACGGCATGTCCGGGCACAACGCCGCGAAGGCGGTCTGGCGGCACCTGCGCCGGCAGCCCCGCTGAGGAACACGCCCGGCGGGCCGGGACAGGCCGGCAGCGCGCGGGGCACGACCGGGCCGCTGTACGGCCTCGCTGCGGGCGCCTGCGGGGTGCAGCAGCGCCGACGTGCGTCGAGTCCGGCCACCCCGGCACGGCCCCCGTACGACAGCGGGCAGTTACCGGGGCATTAGCGCCGGCGGTGAGAGTGGCTCAGGAGGACGCCCCGGAACGAAGGGGGCCGTTGCACCGGAAAGGGCACCGCGCATGCTCGGCAAGCACGTCCACAAGACAGCGGCGGGGCCGGTGGCCGGGCAGCCGCTTTCCGCGCGCGACGGTGGGGAGGGCCACGGCGCCGGCACGACCGCACGTCCTCCGGTACCCGGGGAAGCACGGACGGCTTCGCCACCGGGTTCGCCCCTGTTCGACTCGAACGGCGTGGTCTTCCCCGGTTCGCGCGCCCGGCACCCGTTCCCCCGCCTTCGCCTTCGGCCGGACGACGGCGGCGGCACCGGCAACGCGACGGGCGTCCGCCGCACCGGCAACCGGGCGAGCGCGTGCCGTCATGGTCGGCCCGGGGGAGCGCAGGGCCGGTTCCCGCATGAGGGATGGTCGCGCCGGAACCGGCCCGAGGGCAGGCAGCCCGCCGGCCACCCGGCGCCGCCCGGCCGCTCGGGCGGCGCCGGATGAGAGCTCCGCCACCGGCCGGGTGAGGGCCGCCTGATCGGCCCTCGTGCTCGGGGCGCACGTGCGGGACCGCCGGCAGGGGCGCAGCGCGGCCCGGAGGAGCGGAGTCTGTTCGACGACCCCGGCGGACCCCTCGCCGGCGGCACCCGCGCCCGGCTCTCGACCGGCCGTGGAGCCGGCTCGCGCGGTGGCGGGAATCCCTCAGGGGAGACGCCCACGGTGTTCCCGAAAGAAGACGGCCCCGGCGGCCGGGGAATCCGGCATTCGGACGGGTGGCACTGCTCCGGACCGGTACCGCGGCACCGAGATGACGAAGGGAACGGACAGCACATGCTTTTGGAACGCGACGAGGTGTTCGGCGCGGCGGCTGCGGCCGCGGCGGCCGTGCGAGCGGGCGAAGGACGCTGGGTTCTGCTTTCGGCGCCGGCGGCCGGCATGGGGCGTACTGCCGCGCTGGAAGCGGTCGTCCGGCAACAGGTCGGTGACGGCTCCATGCGCGTCGAACGCGCGCGCGGCGCGTTGGAGGAGGCGGCGTTTCCCTTCGGGCTGGTCCGGCAGTTCTTCACGGACGACGAAGCCGTTCCCTTCTCGGTGCTGACCGGGCCGGACGAACAGCGGCTGTTCCACGGGCTGACGACGCGCCTGGCCCGGTCCGCCGCCGAGCGGCCGGTACTCCTCGCGGTGGACGACCTTCACCACGCCGACGAGCCGTCGCGGCGCTGGATCGGCTACCTCGCGCGCCGTATCGCCGAGATCCCCGTCCTGCTGGTGGCCACCGAGCGCGCCGATCCCTCCGCTCCGGCGCTCTTACCGCCTTCCACGGGTGTGGCTGTCGCCCTTTCCGCCCTCAGCGTTTCCGCCGTCACCCGCATCGCCCGAGCCGCCGGCCTGGACCAAAAGGACATCGCGACCTGCGTCGAGGCGAGTGCCGGCAACCCGGCCCTGGCGCGGGCGCTCGTCGCCGACCTCGGTGGCGAACCGTTTCCTCACCCGTCGTCCGCCCCGTCACACGTCCACTACCGCGACACGATCGCCGGCTGGCTGAGACGGGAGACCGATCCGTTCACACGTGATGCCTACCCCGCCCTCGCCGTCCTGGCCGAGGAAGGAAAGCCCGCCGACCCCGACCTGCTCCGCCGGCTCTCCGGCCACCGTACGTCCAGGCGCTCTCCGTGCGGGCGTTCGGTGCGGTATCTGGGCGAGCTGATGAGCCACCCCCTCGCGCGGGAAGCCGTCCTCGCCGCTGCCGACCCGGAGGACATCGCCGCGCTGCACACGCGCATCGCGGGACTGCTCGACGAGAGCGGTGCGCCTGCGACGGCCGTGGCCTCCCGGCTCCTGCGCGTGGACCGGCCCAGTGAGGCGTGGATGACCCGCTCCCTGGCCGAGGCCGCCGAGGAGGCGAAGCGCGCCGGTCGCGTCGCGGAGTCCGCGCTGTATCTGCGCCACGCCCTGAGCGCCCCGCTCGATCCGGACCTGCGGGCCGACCTCACCATGCGCCTCGGTGCCCTGGAGCTTCCGAACAACGCGACCGCCGGCATCCGCAGGCTCCATACCGGACTGGGACTGCACACCGATCCCCGAGAACGTGCGACCGCGGCCATCGCCCTCAGCGCGGCCCTCGTCGCCGGCAGGGAATCGGGGATAGCGTTATGGGTTCTTCGCCAGGCCGGCCGTACCGCCGACGACGAACTCGTCCAGGTACTGCAGACGCTCGGCGCGTTCGTCTCCTCGCACGACAACGACGCGTGGCGCGGGGCCGTCGCCGGCCTGCGCGCGCTCGCCCCGACGGCACACCCCGCCATCGAGCCGTTGGTGTGCGGACTGATCACCGAGTACGAAGCCGGAGCAGGTCTCTGCTCGGCGGCCGAAGCGCTGGCGCGGGTCCGGCCGCGGCTGACGGCGCCGGTCGATCCGCGCCTGCGGACCGCATGGCTCGGCAGCGCGGCCACCCTGCTCCAGTGGGCGGACTGCCTTGAGGAGGCACGCGAGCTGACCGGCCTGTGCCTGCCGGCCCCGCCCGTCCCCCCGGACCTGACGGATGTGGGCCTTCAGCGTCTGCTCGGCGTCCGGGCCGGGGCGGCGCTCTGGGCGGGGGAGTTCGACCGCGTCATCGCCGAGAACGCCCCCCTGGTGGAGGCGACCGCCGGGCAGGGTGTCCGGCTGCCGCACCTGGCGGCCGTGGTGGCGGCCGCCGAACGCGAGACGGGCCGGCGTGCCCGGGCGTGGGAGGCCGTGACCCGCATGGGGCCGCCCGGCGGCGACAACTCCCGGGAGTGGAACGAACTCGGTCACACGCGGGCCCTGCTGCATGC
It includes:
- a CDS encoding phytoene desaturase family protein, with product MPSMLDAVVVGAGPNGLTAAVELARRGFSTAVFEAKGTVGGGARTQELTLPGFRHDPCSAVHPLGIGSPAFRAMPLDRYGLEWLHAPLPMAHPFDDGTAAVLSRSVAETAASFGPRDAGAYRRLVAPYLGAWDTLARDFMSLPLTALPRDPVTLARFGLTGLPPATWLMRRFRDERARALFAGLVAHVIAPLGGLATGAVGLVFALAAHANGWPLPRGGSQAISDALAAYLKDLGGAVHTDYEVKRLDDLPPARAYVFDTSPTALARIAGLGGLYDGYRYGASVFKIDYALDGPVPWTAEEPRRAGTVQVGPLGRDIGTALRQASGGTAPGTPFLITAQPSLVDPGRAPAGKHVFWAYGHVPNGWEGDLTDAIERQLERFAPGFRDLVIARATAGPPQMAAHNANYVGGDIACGSAAGLRLLLRPRLTLRPHHTPHPAVFLCSSATPPGPGVHGMSGHNAAKAVWRHLRRQPR
- a CDS encoding inositol monophosphatase family protein, which translates into the protein MIDDLLDDTGFLSAVEDAIRAAADEEVMPRWRKLAAHEVDEKSGPHDLVTVADREAERRLTESLAALLPGSAVVGEEGVHADPGAYDAVRGDAPVWIVDPVDGTRQFVRGEPGFCTLVALARHGELLASWTHAPARGETAVAVRGRGARLNGAPLLAGAPEPGAALRVATSHPDHTTPAQKRAIEGLAAGGVVPRPCGSAGLEYLAVARGDSDAVAFTWEYAWDHAAGLLLVTEAGGTHRTIDGVPFRVTGGNALPFTAARDAATAARVAALLRRQ
- a CDS encoding helix-turn-helix transcriptional regulator — its product is MLLERDEVFGAAAAAAAAVRAGEGRWVLLSAPAAGMGRTAALEAVVRQQVGDGSMRVERARGALEEAAFPFGLVRQFFTDDEAVPFSVLTGPDEQRLFHGLTTRLARSAAERPVLLAVDDLHHADEPSRRWIGYLARRIAEIPVLLVATERADPSAPALLPPSTGVAVALSALSVSAVTRIARAAGLDQKDIATCVEASAGNPALARALVADLGGEPFPHPSSAPSHVHYRDTIAGWLRRETDPFTRDAYPALAVLAEEGKPADPDLLRRLSGHRTSRRSPCGRSVRYLGELMSHPLAREAVLAAADPEDIAALHTRIAGLLDESGAPATAVASRLLRVDRPSEAWMTRSLAEAAEEAKRAGRVAESALYLRHALSAPLDPDLRADLTMRLGALELPNNATAGIRRLHTGLGLHTDPRERATAAIALSAALVAGRESGIALWVLRQAGRTADDELVQVLQTLGAFVSSHDNDAWRGAVAGLRALAPTAHPAIEPLVCGLITEYEAGAGLCSAAEALARVRPRLTAPVDPRLRTAWLGSAATLLQWADCLEEARELTGLCLPAPPVPPDLTDVGLQRLLGVRAGAALWAGEFDRVIAENAPLVEATAGQGVRLPHLAAVVAAAERETGRRARAWEAVTRMGPPGGDNSREWNELGHTRALLHAADGDWQAALDDYMTCGAGQNAYDFVNPAVVPWRSGAALALVRLGRREEARELAEEELRHARTWGTARTVGRALRAYAAAVGGRLALSSLTEGAELLRPSSAPVELVELLVDLGRAHLGAGNGRKGRDTLREAHSVALRLAAPVPEAGAPAAAGRLLALTEDALRESGVRNRGDGHALTPAERRVAELAAVGHTNAQISSALCLTRRTVETHLTSAYRKLRIARRTQLVAALERWEPRA